Sequence from the Meles meles chromosome 10, mMelMel3.1 paternal haplotype, whole genome shotgun sequence genome:
CAGCTATTGCATATTTATTTCCTAATTCCCTTCTGTCCTTCTTAATATGTAGACCTTATAAACTGAAGCTTTTGTCTTAGGGGAGAGAGGCCAGAAGAAGCTGCAGCTTTGAGTTCCAAAATCAATTCCCACAAGTCTAATGCCGTGATAGGGTGAGAGGAGGAGGTTTTCtgctttccatattttggttttAAATCTCAAGAGCCAACACGTGGAGGTCTTGGAGCAGCACTTTCCTGCAGTGAGGACAGATGTGGCAAACAAGCAATCTGTCTGCCCCCAAAAGAGATCAGGGTCCCTGGTTTTTGCAGGAGAGAGACTGGGAGGAACTGGGGCAGAGCTCAGACTCAGGACTGGAACTGATGGATcccggatggatggatggggatcCCGGAGCCAGAGCAGACATATTTGGGGCTTTGTCTGGGTGTGTAGCCACTGAGCCGGGGAACCTGTGGGAACACCTCCTATGTGGTACAAGCTGGACTGGACTGACAACCTGGGCAGAGAGACCTGAGGGAGCCTCGCAGGCACTGGGCAGGGGTTTTGAGACACTGCTTGCATTGGGGAGGCACTGTCTCATAAACTTTTTTGTGAGAAGTTTATGtttatgagacagagagagattttgTGTGGGTATGAGtctgtgtgtatgagagagacagagcatgtgtatgagtgtgtgtgagagggagcatgtgtgagagagtgtgtgtgcatgagagagaaatgtgtgctctgtgtgtgtgcgtgtgtatgagtgtgtgtgagagatgatgtgtgtgtgagtctgtgtgtgtgtgtgtgtggtgacagGGACATGGTAGGAGACAGAAGGGGCACTGGGCATTGGAAAGCTTCCCACACTGGAGTCAGAGCTGGTGCTACAAGAGGTTTGCGGGAGGTGCTGTCCAGGACACAAGCTGACTGTGGGCCAGGGCAAGGGAGAGGATGACCAGAGCAGGACAGAGGCACACACAGTGAAGGACACAGGGACATGACACCCTTGCCCCAGGTCACTGTTGTGGGGAACAGACACCCCAAAAAGGCAGGTACCCTGAAAACAGCTCAGCCTTAATTCCCTCGACACAGTATAGCTGATAGCCAGCAGCAGACATAAAGCGTCAAGAACCAAATTGAACTCAATtgttcaaaagaagaaaattacagttctgtgaatctAGCTCGCGGCTCATCACCCCCTTTATGCATGGGTTTAAAAATATCCATGATATATATATCTTATGATCCCCTCCTTGTAGAAAGAAAGCATGCATTGAAAAACACCGGAAGGGatgagaggaagggggaaagttagcaatgatttttttcctgGTGAGCTGAGGATGTTCTCCACCTTCTCTacctatatattttctaattttccccaATTAGCAGGTATTAATTTATTCacgtcttaagaaaaaaagtaataccGATGCACAGtgggaaaattaaaaagttaaaaggcaCACAAGAggtaaaaatgtaaacattagAGTAAAAACTCTCTTCCCCTAAAGGTATCAATTGTCAACAGTTTCGTGTGAACCCTACtaggaaaaagaaatgcattccTGTTTCCTGGAGAgagcatttattctttttcaaatggaacaaaaagccttttatttctaaaaaaagaaacacagaatccGAAGTTTTTAAGCTAATTTCCCTCTAATGCAAAACAGTCCTTTCTCTGTGGTTAAGAAAATGTTCCTTTGCTGTCCTCTCACTAAGTAGTTTGTATGGACTGGGGGTTGGAAAATGATAACTAAAAGGTCATTCAACAAAATTTTGATGCAGCAAAGAAAATGCACAATAGAGTTCCTTTTGGAATTCATGTGCAAAAGTGTCCCATTTGGaaggctttcctttctcttttcctttattaattGTGTTCTCTGTGAGCAAAAATTCCAAGGAGGACACTGAAGGAAAAAGCATCCTAACTAACGAGGTTAGAAGTTAGGGACTTGGGGATGGCCGAGAACAGAGGCTGGCGCTCCTGGGCAGAATGtattccagggtcctggctgTATTCCCGAGGCTAGAAAGGAAGGGTCAGAAATGCAGCCGTGGCCATTAGGAAGTCACTACTGGGCTGGGACACAGGAGAGGCTCTGATGGGGAAGGGAATACAGGAAGAAGGTTTGGGTTGGCTAAGAGAGCATGGGGCGTAGACTTGAAAGAGGCTGTGGCTCATCAGCCCTCCAGGTTGGACGTGGGAAGAAACGGATGTGTACCTGATCCCCGTGCCTGTTGTTCTGCCTGTGTTTTGTAAGCTACGCCACTCACCACACCCTACCACAGCCTGACACTGAGAACACTTTCTACAGAATGAATATTTGCTTTACAGTAGGTTTCTGAGAAAGTAAGACAAAACGAGAGTTGAAATTGGGAGGGAAATGGGAGGAAGTAATCATTACGGTATTGAAGCAATTTGGCTAATCTATCCCACTCAAGAGAAAacattattttggttttatgAGACTGCAGGGAAAAGGGGTGACTTCCCCGTGTTGCATTTACTGAGTATGGAAAGTAAGGAATTCAGCCACATGGGTTACAATCTTTGAAACTAAATGTTTATACAGCATCAAGGTAGAAAGTGAAATAAACTACTAACAGAGCCTCAGTCATGGAAAAGGCCGCCTTACGTTTTAAATACTTGCCAGGCGCTCAGTGGCCGCTTTACTGGAGAAAACTATAGCAGGAAGTACGTCCCCCCCACATTCATGGAAGCCAAGCACCtgagtcttaaaaagaaaattcaatacAAAAGGGTTTGATTGCATTTATCCTTATTATTAAACGCTTGCATAATAGACATTTGATGAAGACTATATATTAgaagatttttaatatttaatatttaaatgacataaaaatgactacttattacattattaaaacaaagaatagCATGATACATACTCTCTTCCATAATATTTTGGTCTGTTCTCCACctatataaaaaaagagaaaaatattaataatgcatTTGAATTCAAATCAGAGAGATAAAAATCCTATTCAAATGAACATAGCTAATCCTGGTAGTAATTTTATTACAGTTTTAATTCCCCAAATCTGAGATCCATGAAAACACAGAGTAAGCCAACACATGCCTCTATCTTGGATAGGATGAGGTAGGATCATCCTATTTCTCTAATCATTAGGCTCATTCTCCACCTAAACCCATCacccaataaaataattttcaaatgaaacaaaggaaaatattaagaaatttatAAAGATATTATAAGACATcatcctgaaaaataaaatgaataaaacttaaGCACTGATTTCAGTCTTCTTCCAATTGTTacattatgtatttataataaaaataagaaatgcacCCGGATTTCAAGTTTCACTTGGCCTCTTTCTAGATAAAATCGATatccttatttttaaacaaatggtgaATGGTCTGAAATTCACTTGACACCAGAGGTACAAGATACAGAAGACAAGATTCATGACTTGACTAAAAATCATAAGCAtcccagaaaatatttttcaatcacATTTTGAGCTTGGGGATTACCACGTTGGATTTTTATCACATATATATGATAATCTACTTTCATAAGAACTTTGTTTTATGTTCATGGTGTTAGAATTGGTAAGAAATTAACATGAATTCTCATGCTCAGCTTTTGTTCTTCTAACTTAACTCCAGGGACACTGAAAATATAGTGGAGCCCCATTGAGTTATGGATTCTCATTGAGGGTTACGGCAGCAAGTTTATGTTTATTTACTAGAGTAGAATGGGGGTCTGGCAGCCATTTCGTTTATAGTCATTTCTGTCCACAGTTAAATGGGCAGTTCTCTCAGCAAGACTCACAGACACAGTGGTGGAATTTTAAGGTACTGGGCAGGTTCCTGGCTCCCTCCACCCTCCAAAGTATGCAGAGGATCTGAGAGGACGGTCAAGAGCCCTGGAGCAGAGGAAAAGGCTCAGAAAGGGGGAGTCGAGGAACATATTCACAGGCCTGCCTTGGATAAGCCTTGCTGGCATAAAACTCATCATCTAGACACATCTGAATATATGTTCACTCTTCTGCGCATTTTACACTTGAAAAGCACTGAACCAAGAGGGGGCATTCATAACTCTTTATCTTCAAGGTTTGAAGTCTGCTCAGTGTCATTTACAAAGGAAGATCTAAATAGTATCATTACTAGAAGCACAAAGTGTGTAAAAGACACCTCGTTATCTAAGGTGTATCTGATGTGTTTCATCACTCTACATGCTGGTAAGCTTTTTAATAGGAATTGAATATTTTGCCATGTATATCATTCCCTTAGCTTTCAAAGTTCTTTCTTACTTTTATGATACTGTAGATATGTGTCTGCAACACTGACATGCCAGAGAAGAAATTTGAACTAGAAAAGTCAGtggaagtaaataataaatgatgGGTAAGAGAGCTCTCCAATCTTTGAGAGTCAATAgtccatttctttgaaattatttcctaTATATAAAGACAACTTTACCTCTATCTTTTTGGCTGAACCATAAAACACAATTGCAAATCTGGGTGAAGCTCCCAGCCCCATTCCCCACTTCTCTCCTCTTATCTCCCTGAAAGGGAAGAATAATTCATCCGACTTCCCAGATGGACAGCATGGAAGAGAGAACCTACTACTAACTCCTGGCATACAAGTAAGTAGTTAATGAACGTTGAATTTGACTCTCAAGAAGACAACAGATTGCTTTCAGTTCCTTAATCAATCATAAAAATATGCAGCATGCTTACGATGTTCAGGGCTCCGTGTTCAACCCTGTCGTTGTTAATGAAACAATAATCTCACAGGTGTGGAGAGGAGAGATCTGAGGCGCTCAGGAGCGTTCTGCATTTGGAGCAGGAGGAAACCAACTTGAGAAATCTAACATAGGCCCCCAAATAGAAAAGTCAGTATTTATGGTGCCTTGAGGGATATCAAGTAAGATTCTGTCTAGAGAACAGTTTAAGATGATATAGTCATCCTTGTTAAAGTGAGAGAGACAGGGGCTGGGATtacaacaaccaaaaacaaacaaaaacttattcTTTTCCTAAACTTTTTGCTCACAGGGCTCTAAAcatagtctctctctctatacCTCACTGAGCTTTTAACCATTCAGGAGgttaaattaagttaaatggCCCTAGAAAAATCATAGAACATCCACATGTTTTCAAGGCGGCAAGATTGGATCCTCAGATCCAGACAAGCTGAGTGTCAGGGCTCCCAGAAATAAAGGACCTGACTAGAATGATTGGTAACCTCTACACTGTGACCCAGCGATGCCCAGAGAAAGCCTGACTCTGTGCCCAGGTATGGCTCTGTGTCAGCCACCAGCAGAATCAGGACCGACCTGTAAAATGTGGATTGATTAAAGAAGACATAGCAACTGAATTTCAGTTTCCAATTGTACGAGATTCTCTTcagtgaacaagacagaagacagttgacaaataaaaagaaaggcagCTCAGAAGCCCTTCTCTCATTCTCACTGAAAATTATCTTTGTTAAAATAAATCAAGAACTTGATCAAAAAAATAGAGGGCTAACTTAGGGAGTCACATGGATTCAGCAAGGGACAAAAACATAACAAATCCCAAACATGAAAGAAGGTTGGTTCTGGAGCACTCCTGCCACTGATGATCTCAGGACAAGAGCTGGAGTTGGACAGCCCATCACCTTGGTGAACCTGGTCACCATGGAGAAGACTAACAGAAACAGGATCTGCAATGCTTGCTCTTGGGATTTAGTGCTCCAACTCTAAGAAGTGGAAGAAGCCcatcattttaagaaaacaaaacaaaaccaaaccccaatAACTTGTAGATATATTGCTGAACCCTAAAATACTAGATCCTTAGATGATCTCCCTGGTTCAGAAAGGAACACCTCTCTTTATGGAAGAACACCAAGCAGATGATCagtgaacaaacaaacacatgaaatgGGTCTTCCCGAAGCACGGGTGAATTCAGTATATGCGGTGTAACCAtgaagattctttttaaaaatataaagcatcATGTAAGGAGAACAGTCCCCCCTGAAGGTAGGCAATACTTGCCACTGATGCCAGGGTTGAGCATAACATTTTGGAATTTCTCTtttggaactttcttttttttttttttttttgtaattgaaactttttttttaaagattttatttatttatttgatagatacagatcacaagtagtcagagaggcaggcagagagggggtgggggaagcgggctccctgctgagcagagaccccgatgcggagctcaatcccagaaccctgggatcatgacttaagctgaaggcagaggctttaacccactgagccacccaggtgccccttttggaACTTTCTTAAGGCTTACCATGTTTTCTCTTGAATATCCttacagttctctctctctctcttttaagaatttttatttatttattttagagagtgagtgagagcaagagagagaacatgaatggggatggggggaagagcagagggagaaggagaagcagactccccgcagagcagggagcccaatgcagggcttgatcccgggtctctccctgggatcatgacttgagccgaaggcagccgcctaacggactgagccacccaggcgcccctacaggtATCTTTCTCAAAGTCTGGTCCTTCAAAACAGAAACTTCAGAATACTTATTAAAGATTACAGATTAGGAATCTACTACTACTCCCTCCTTTAGACCAACTGAACCAGAATTACTGAGGGGGCTGCTGTGATGTGTTATTTGATAAAGTCCCTAGATAATATTTAAGTGTACACTAAAGTCAGAATCACCAGTATATGGAAACAATATATCTGTTTTTTGAATTGAGAGTGCCTGTTATTTCAGCTAACAGGAAGAAATTATTCAGAGCCAAATTCAGTAAAAAGGGAAGTGATCCAACTAGGAAATACATATGAGACAAAAAGAGGCATGATCCTTAGATAATAAAATCTGCACTATGTTCTGTTCTGAAGATATTTTACAAGAGACATTCCTAACATGCTCTGAGCAATGGGACCTCAGCAGAAATAAAACATGGCTTCCCAAGATGATGGACTGGAAAGGGACCACACTCACATAATACACGTGTTAAAGTAAAATCTATTTTATGACTTTATAGTCACACCTCAAATATATTGCCAGTACTATGACTACTGAAAATGGTTTTAGTCCTGTCTAGTCCTGTTCACGGCCTCCACACACTGTGTTCCCACTTATCTACAGCCAATGCAAATGTTACGGCTTCCTGTTAAGGGTCTCATAGCCCACATTCATCCTATGCTATAATCAGAGTTACTCACAGTTCCATAATTCGCTCTCTCCAATATGTCTCCTGTTTTCcatatgttcttatttttaagatcctgagcttctttttaataaaatagggGCAGATCGCATGCAAGTTGGAAGGGTAGGCTCTAGACTCAGGCTGTCTGGCTTTGATGCCAAATCTGTGTATCCATAAGCAAGTATTGATCTCTGTTCcttgtttttctcatcttttttttttttttgagagtaaatgggtttttttctttattcaagtAAACATTCTGATTATAATACATGATAATGGACAACCCATGTGACAAAGTATGGTAGACTACAGTTTGGTGTAGCTTCCTTGTTTCTAGGGTGATTTTCCAGGTGATTCTTCAGGATCTGACATCGATGCCCAACAAAGGCTTTCCAATGGCAATGCATGAGTTCTAGAGAACCGCCTCTGTCCTTCTTCAGATGCTGAGTGCCATTTTCTCCCACCCATTTTATCCTCCATTACTTATATAAAACCCCACTCTAAAATTCAACCTATgttataaaattaacaaaataaaaaattagtataTGTTTTCCCACAAGGATAAAACTAAGACTCaacttaatctttctttttctttatctttggaaGGATTTACATAATCTCTAAAGAGTCAGAATAATATACGACACAAAAAATGCAAAGAACCTTATTATTGGTATAAATAATATGTTGGTGACTGCTAACGTATTCCAAAGCTTAACATTCCTGGGATATCAATCCTCCAGCAGATATTATAGTTTACAAACAGAAGTTTGTGTTTTAATAAGTGGAAATACAGTACCTGATTTTATATAAAGTAACTGTGAGATCTTTTCTCACTAGTAAAGTGCTTAATTAAGAAACATTCTTCCACAACATAATTTGTCAAAGGCACAAaatgtctttgtctctctctctaagcGTTAGTCTTTAAAATTATAGTATTactcattttgattttatttaattgaaaatcTTTACTGTTTTTTctctcagtaataaaaaaaactgctttgagtaaaacattttttattttcaaaactttgcCATGAACGTACGTACAACACTGAATTAGATCCCTTCATGAGCTGTCTGTATGCCATGAAGCACTTATGACAAAAACATATGCAAGCTTTAGGGTAAAAGTTAACAAGGAATCAGAATATCTCCCTCAAAAAGGGGCACAGggaattattaaattaaaaatcgttagctttcattttataaaaaatagtttGAATAATCTTCTTATAAATCTTTAATGCTTACAAAAGcaggaaatacatttaaaatagtctttttaacacAGGTTCATTAGTACAACGTGGTTATGGTCAGAAAAATAACAACTAAAATGGCATTTCAGTAGTCTGCATTCTCTTCTCAGCAAATTCCACATAGAATTTAACCAATTTgcaattcaaaataaaatgtagttGTCAACAGGGTCAGACTGACTGTAATTTGTACCTGAATATCAAACTCTGTTCCATTTCATATATTGTACCAGAATTTTAAATACAGCTCAATGATAGGTACTGATAACAATACTTGACTGGATGGTTACCACCCATGACTACAGCACTGCAGGTTAAAACATACTTTGGtcagtaaattaaaaagatataaatcaaATAACAAGGCcagaaaactcattttagaaccaaTTTCCTGACCTTAAGTAAACTTCAAATACATTGACAAGGCAAGGAAAATATAATCAACTATACAGAGAGtctctattttttaatcatttggcattttatattaataatttccttgtttaaaattttattttatactccCGTGCACTGATTATCAGAGCtgtctgaattaaaataaaactacagttACCTTCCTAGAATGTCCAGTAGTGAATGCAAATTAATTGTTTCTTTTGCACTTCCATGAAGATGGTCCTTCATCCtgtaattttttcaattttggaCCAAGAAAGAACCACTAACCAAATccaataaaaacacaaatgatGGATTCTACATAATAACCATCCAGCGCCGTAACACATGAGCCACCAAGCTTTTTGCAAAGCTCAACAGCATCAGGTGTTCGACAATTCTGGTTTGATGCTCCTACACACTCTTTCACTGTGAGGGTATCTACCAGCCAAAGAGCTACTGTAGAAGGCCAGTTTCCTCCCAGATTGGACACAGTATTTAAAAGGGTCATATATGTTCCTCCAATAAGTGGATCACTAACCTTCGCGTTGAAAGCCATTATGGAAACATACATGCTGTACAATGTAACCTGATGTAATGCATAACTCAGCAGCACTATAATATAGTAATACATAGGGACTCCTCCTTGATGTTCTGCTTTGGGAGTCCACCAAACCAGCAGAGCATATTCTAATCCAAGCAACAATCTGCAGGGCATGgctttgtaaaatatatttagtgGCTGGGGTCCTGCAGTGTATTTGCTGATAATCAGAGGCAATATTATCTGCAAAGGAACCACTGGAACTGCCAATAAGGCTAAATGTTCTTTGGGTACTCCCTCTTCTACCAATTTTAGTCCTGTTACTGCATCTGCTGCTGAAAAACCAATCTTTGCAGTTAGAATCAGAAGGCAAAATGTCAGAACTGCTGGCATTTTTATAATTGCAAAAAGTAACTTGTAAGTATCAGTGATTCCTTGggtttcttcttttcctactgatacttctttgttttcttttttcagaaggGCAACTAGAGTTGTTGTTATCAAAAATACAGTTccccagaaaaaaaggaaatctccaGTTCTACCACTGCAGCAGACAGCACTTTCTCCACAGGACTCCAGAGAAACCAGATAGATAACTTCCTGCCTCGCGCCTCctgtttttctcatctttaaaatgggcacGATAATAAAAGTGGTTCACCTGCCTCACTGAGTGGTTGCAATAATTAAATGAGGAAATACATTACAAGCTACATGCTTGTAGCTGTGGCTGGGACACAGAGCAGTTCAATGATTAATAGCTATTTCTGGTATCCAAAAAGAGCCTCCCTGCATAGGAAGAAAAGTtaggccattcttttttttttttttttaattatttatttttaaatttttaatttaagtagaATTAACATACACGGTTACATTAGGCCCATTCTTTACTGTGCTCTCCCagctctttttatattttaaatacatacttgCCCATTTCTTCTCTACTTTATGAGTTTTTCAAAGCAGCAATTTTGGCCTTTCGCGACATTCCCAGGATTTTGTCTCTGGTCTGGCACAGAAAGAGTGTAGTTCTCTGAATTTGATCACTCTTAAAAATGCGTCAAACAGCAAGAGCCTATATcccattattttaaatagaaaaaagtaatttattcaaAAGTACTGATTTCCCAAATGCCTTTCAATAACTATATAACAATCTGATAAGGATTTCTGCCTACTATAAAATACTTAAAGCCCAATTCCATAATTGTTTAATACTTAAGGAAGTAATTAACAGGTATATTGGTGTGTATCCACTGCTGAAGAGAGTAGGAAGGAAACTTCATTATCCTATACTGAGCAggtactattaaaaaaatagactatCTGGGTTAGACCCGCATTGGCGGTGCTCCCTGCTATCTGGCCTCAACAAATACCAAAGGGCTAATACCTCGGGGGAAAGGTGGGGAGAATTATGGATATCATGTGCAATGTGCTTAAACACAAAACCAGGTCAATCAGGACAACAGAGATACTCGAGAAGTCCCCTTCCACCTCTTAGTTCCCTGCTCTTCATAGTGTGATCCTAGGACCAGCAGCACTAGCCTCACCTTGGAGCTAG
This genomic interval carries:
- the LOC123952102 gene encoding LOW QUALITY PROTEIN: acetyl-coenzyme A transporter 1-like (The sequence of the model RefSeq protein was modified relative to this genomic sequence to represent the inferred CDS: substituted 1 base at 1 genomic stop codon), whose amino-acid sequence is MRKTGGARQEVIYLVSLESCGESAVCCSGRTGDFLFFWGTVFLITTTLVALLKKENKEVSVGKEETQGITDTYKLLFAIIKMPAVLTFCLLILTAKIGFSAADAVTGLKLVEEGVPKEHLALLAVPVVPLQIILPLIISKYTAGPQPLNIFYKAMPCRLLLGLEYALLVWWTPKAEHQGGVPMYYYIIVLLSYALHQVTLYSMYVSIMAFNAKVSDPLIGGTYMTLLNTVSNLGGNWPSTVALWLVDTLTVKECVGASNQNCRTPDAVELCKKLGGSCVTALDGYYVESIICVFIGFGXWFFLGPKLKKLQDEGPSSWKCKRNN